A window of the Euzebya pacifica genome harbors these coding sequences:
- the glgC gene encoding glucose-1-phosphate adenylyltransferase, giving the protein MPDSLVSKRVLAMVLAGGEGKRLAPLSADRAKPAVPFAGMYRIIDFVLSNLVNADFTKIVVLTQYKSHSLDIHLNQTWRLSPLLGHYVTPVPAQMRRGKHWYVGSADAIYQNLNILGDEKPEYVIVFGADHIYRMNPQQMLRQHIESGAGVTVAGIRVPLDEATEFGVIEPTSDGRTIQAFREKPADPKPTPDDPSVAYASMGNYIFTTKALVEAVTKDSRNDDSNHDLGGDIIPMMVERGEAGVYDFSANSWPGQTEGDRGYWRDVGTIKAYMDASMDLISVRPTLNLYNQQWPILSWSPPMPPAKFVHAEEDRTGRAINSMVCPGVVVSGGSVTGSILSPGVHVHSFAQVEGSVLMHNVNVGRHAVIRNAIIDKNVNVPAGAKIGVDLAADRKRFTVTDEGIVVIGKNAQI; this is encoded by the coding sequence ATGCCCGATTCCCTCGTGTCCAAGCGTGTGCTCGCCATGGTCCTTGCTGGCGGTGAGGGCAAACGCCTTGCCCCGCTCAGCGCCGACCGGGCGAAACCGGCCGTGCCGTTCGCCGGTATGTACCGGATCATCGACTTCGTCCTGTCGAACCTGGTGAACGCCGACTTCACCAAGATCGTCGTGCTGACGCAGTACAAGAGCCACAGCCTGGACATCCACCTCAACCAGACGTGGCGGTTGTCCCCGCTGCTGGGCCACTACGTCACCCCGGTTCCTGCGCAGATGCGACGCGGCAAGCACTGGTACGTGGGGTCTGCGGACGCGATCTACCAGAACCTCAACATCCTGGGCGACGAGAAGCCCGAGTACGTGATCGTCTTCGGGGCCGACCACATCTACCGGATGAATCCGCAGCAGATGCTGCGCCAGCACATCGAGTCTGGTGCCGGCGTCACGGTCGCGGGGATCCGTGTGCCGCTGGACGAGGCGACGGAGTTCGGGGTCATCGAACCCACCAGCGACGGACGGACGATCCAGGCGTTCCGCGAGAAGCCGGCGGACCCCAAGCCCACCCCGGACGACCCGTCCGTGGCCTACGCGTCGATGGGCAACTACATCTTCACCACCAAGGCCCTGGTCGAGGCCGTCACCAAGGACTCACGCAACGACGACTCCAACCACGACCTCGGCGGGGACATCATCCCGATGATGGTCGAGCGCGGCGAGGCCGGCGTCTACGACTTCTCCGCCAACAGCTGGCCGGGACAGACCGAGGGCGACCGGGGCTACTGGCGCGACGTGGGGACGATCAAGGCCTACATGGACGCCTCCATGGACCTGATCTCGGTTCGTCCGACGCTGAACCTGTACAACCAGCAGTGGCCGATCCTGTCGTGGTCACCGCCCATGCCGCCGGCGAAGTTCGTGCACGCCGAGGAGGACCGCACCGGACGTGCCATCAACTCGATGGTGTGCCCGGGTGTGGTGGTCAGCGGTGGTTCGGTCACCGGGTCGATCCTCTCCCCCGGCGTGCACGTGCATTCCTTCGCGCAGGTCGAGGGCTCGGTGCTGATGCACAACGTCAACGTCGGGCGCCACGCCGTGATCCGCAACGCCATCATCGACAAGAACGTCAACGTGCCCGCGGGCGCCAAGATCGGTGTCGACCTGGCCGCGGACCGAAAGCGATTCACGGTCACCGACGAGGGCATCGTCGTCATCGGAAAGAACGCCCAGATCTAG
- a CDS encoding branched-chain amino acid ABC transporter permease, translating into MLFGGSGVGGRPELYTSYDADMALFNTRAKLWSVQGLVLLAALLPFVLADDLLVLLSRAFAFAVGAIGLNLVTGYAGQVSLGHAVFVGIGAFTAAALSGDPDGRTLGFGLPMIVWLPAAALLPAAVGALIAPLATRLRGLYLAIVTLGLVFIGDHIFREADFITGGFGVGRPGVVASVFGVSLTDSGPSMTGQQKTYFFALVVLVVVAILGRNIARTAVGRAFQAVRDRDIAAEVIGVELTKHKVLAFTVSSAFAGLAGALLYTITRQVVPESFSLLLSVQFIAMILIGGASTISGSIAGAVFLTVVLRLSEELSRFFSFIPSPGQQGGLLNTAQVSTILYGFLIVGFLLFEPRGLFGVWIRIRNYWKGWPFSY; encoded by the coding sequence ATGCTGTTCGGAGGATCCGGCGTCGGAGGACGCCCCGAGCTGTACACCAGCTACGACGCCGACATGGCGCTGTTCAACACGCGGGCCAAGCTGTGGAGCGTCCAGGGCCTCGTGCTCCTCGCCGCGCTCCTGCCCTTCGTCCTCGCCGACGACCTGCTGGTGCTGCTGAGCCGGGCGTTCGCCTTCGCCGTCGGCGCCATCGGGTTGAACCTGGTCACCGGATACGCCGGTCAGGTGTCGCTCGGCCACGCGGTCTTCGTGGGCATCGGGGCCTTCACCGCCGCAGCGCTGAGCGGTGACCCCGACGGCCGCACCCTGGGGTTCGGCCTGCCGATGATCGTCTGGCTGCCGGCAGCGGCGCTGCTGCCCGCTGCGGTGGGGGCGCTCATCGCCCCCCTCGCGACGAGGCTGCGTGGCCTGTACCTGGCCATCGTCACCCTCGGACTGGTGTTCATCGGCGACCACATCTTCCGGGAGGCCGACTTCATCACCGGCGGGTTCGGCGTCGGCCGTCCGGGCGTGGTCGCATCGGTCTTCGGTGTCTCCCTGACCGACAGCGGGCCGTCGATGACGGGTCAGCAGAAGACGTACTTCTTCGCGCTGGTCGTCCTGGTCGTCGTGGCCATCCTCGGCCGCAACATCGCCCGCACCGCGGTCGGCCGTGCGTTCCAGGCCGTGCGGGACCGCGACATCGCCGCGGAGGTCATCGGCGTGGAGCTGACCAAGCACAAGGTGCTGGCCTTCACGGTGTCCTCGGCGTTCGCCGGGCTGGCCGGGGCGCTGCTGTACACCATCACCCGGCAGGTCGTGCCCGAGTCGTTCAGCCTGCTGCTCAGCGTGCAGTTCATCGCCATGATCCTCATCGGCGGTGCCTCCACGATCAGCGGCTCGATCGCCGGTGCGGTGTTCCTGACCGTCGTCCTGCGGCTGTCGGAGGAGCTCAGCCGGTTCTTCAGCTTCATCCCGAGTCCGGGGCAGCAGGGCGGCCTGCTCAACACCGCCCAGGTCTCCACGATCCTCTACGGCTTCCTCATCGTCGGGTTCCTGCTGTTCGAGCCCAGGGGGCTCTTCGGCGTCTGGATCCGAATACGCAATTACTGGAAGGGCTGGCCCTTCAGCTACTAG
- a CDS encoding carbohydrate ABC transporter permease: MGGTLLRALVIIIIGVGGAAAFYWVGNFVTERVMPKEAGERVRPYVFILPALFVVTVYLLYPMIDTVRRSFYGDRFVDGERPFVGLDNYADAITGDGIPPIAIILAVAAIVIGVVVGITNRMPPGDARGARMRTWTFAVLGLGLLATFVVNVVDEGVLTGDSPVWAAIYNNVLWILVVPSGAVAIGLLVAVLADRLPPRLENISKSMIFMPMAISFVGASVVWQLVYAIETTGDQTGILNAIVVNLFNAEPIAWLEREAFNDFALMVIMIWLQAGFAMVLLSAAIKSVPEDTIEAARIDGANEWQVFWRVVVPQIRSTIVVVLTTILITVLKVFDIVRVLTNGRDDTQVVANLFFTNFENGAYGSAGVLVVLLVLATIPFMLINVKRFREQEASR; this comes from the coding sequence ATGGGCGGCACACTGCTCAGAGCACTGGTCATCATCATCATCGGCGTGGGCGGCGCGGCGGCGTTCTACTGGGTCGGCAACTTCGTCACCGAGCGCGTCATGCCCAAGGAGGCCGGTGAGCGGGTCCGGCCCTACGTCTTCATCCTGCCGGCGCTGTTCGTCGTCACCGTCTACCTGCTGTACCCGATGATCGACACCGTCAGGCGCAGCTTCTACGGCGACCGGTTCGTCGACGGCGAACGCCCGTTCGTGGGGCTGGACAACTACGCCGACGCCATCACCGGCGACGGCATCCCCCCGATCGCGATCATCCTCGCGGTCGCGGCGATCGTCATCGGCGTGGTGGTCGGGATCACCAACCGCATGCCTCCCGGCGATGCCCGCGGCGCACGGATGCGCACGTGGACCTTCGCGGTCCTCGGCCTGGGCCTGCTTGCGACCTTCGTCGTCAACGTGGTGGACGAGGGGGTCCTCACCGGGGACAGCCCCGTCTGGGCCGCCATCTACAACAACGTCCTGTGGATCCTGGTCGTCCCCTCCGGCGCGGTGGCCATCGGGTTGCTGGTGGCCGTGCTGGCCGACCGGTTGCCCCCGCGGCTGGAGAACATCTCCAAGTCCATGATCTTCATGCCGATGGCCATCAGCTTCGTCGGCGCCTCCGTCGTCTGGCAGCTGGTCTACGCCATCGAGACCACCGGCGACCAGACCGGCATCCTCAACGCGATCGTAGTCAACCTGTTCAACGCCGAGCCCATCGCATGGCTCGAACGCGAGGCGTTCAACGACTTCGCCCTCATGGTCATCATGATCTGGCTGCAGGCCGGCTTCGCGATGGTCCTGCTGTCGGCGGCCATCAAGTCGGTACCCGAGGACACAATCGAGGCAGCGCGCATCGACGGGGCCAACGAGTGGCAGGTGTTCTGGCGGGTCGTGGTCCCCCAGATCCGTTCGACGATCGTGGTGGTGCTGACCACCATCCTGATCACCGTGCTGAAGGTCTTCGACATCGTGCGCGTCCTGACCAACGGTCGTGACGACACCCAGGTCGTGGCCAACCTGTTCTTCACCAACTTCGAGAACGGGGCCTACGGCAGCGCCGGCGTCCTGGTCGTCCTGCTGGTCCTCGCGACCATCCCGTTCATGCTGATCAACGTCAAGCGGTTCCGCGAGCAGGAGGCTTCACGGTGA
- a CDS encoding glycerol-3-phosphate dehydrogenase/oxidase: MAGQQLDVLVVGGGITGAGTALDAAARGLSVGLVEARDYAAGTSSRSSKLIHGGLRYLEQLNFALVHEALHERTLMLDRLCPHLVRPIPFLYPLTNRVWERAYVGAGIALYDAMAGRTGMPRHRHLTRTQALRIAPSLRADKLVGAIQYYDAQVDDARHTLAVARTAARHGAAIATSCRVVDFVTEGERIVGAKVRDLEGGEEFVVRARQVINATGVWTDDVQAFAGRGRIKVRASKGVHLVVPRDRIHSDAGFITRTASSVLFVIPWMAPPFTRHWIIGTTDTEWDLGKAHPAASSADIDYLLGEANKWLNIPLTREDVEGVYAGLRPLLTGESEATSKLSREHAVVQGVSGLITVAGGKYTTYRVMAKDAIDAAARSMNRRVPETPTDRLPLVGADGFQATWNQRERLAAGSGLHVARIEHLLRRYGSEVPRLLAAIADRPELGAPIDGAADHLMVEAWYAAAWEGALHLDDVLTRRMRISIETWDRGLTAAKAVVGVVGEVLGWDEDTRVRELSHYEARVEAERESQTMDDDHTADAARLGAPDVRTGFATQR; this comes from the coding sequence ATGGCCGGCCAGCAGCTCGACGTGCTCGTCGTCGGGGGTGGCATCACCGGTGCCGGCACGGCGCTGGATGCGGCCGCCCGAGGCCTGTCGGTGGGTCTGGTCGAGGCCCGGGACTACGCCGCCGGCACCTCCAGCCGATCCAGCAAGCTGATCCATGGTGGGCTGCGGTACCTCGAGCAGCTGAACTTCGCGCTGGTCCACGAGGCCCTGCACGAACGGACGTTGATGCTGGACCGGCTGTGTCCGCACCTGGTCCGCCCCATCCCCTTCCTGTACCCGCTGACCAACCGCGTGTGGGAGCGGGCCTACGTGGGCGCGGGGATCGCGCTCTACGACGCCATGGCTGGCCGGACCGGCATGCCCCGCCATCGCCACCTGACCCGCACCCAGGCCCTGCGGATCGCCCCGTCGCTGCGGGCCGACAAGCTCGTCGGGGCCATCCAGTACTACGACGCCCAGGTCGACGACGCCCGGCACACCCTTGCGGTGGCGCGCACCGCCGCACGGCACGGGGCAGCCATCGCCACGTCGTGTCGTGTCGTGGACTTCGTCACCGAGGGCGAACGCATCGTCGGGGCGAAGGTCCGCGACCTCGAGGGCGGCGAGGAGTTCGTCGTCCGGGCACGGCAGGTCATCAACGCCACCGGTGTCTGGACCGACGACGTCCAGGCCTTCGCCGGCCGCGGTCGCATCAAGGTGCGCGCCTCCAAGGGCGTCCACCTGGTCGTGCCCCGCGACCGCATCCACTCCGACGCCGGGTTCATCACCCGGACGGCGTCCTCGGTGCTGTTCGTCATCCCGTGGATGGCGCCGCCGTTCACCCGCCACTGGATCATCGGCACGACCGACACCGAGTGGGATCTCGGCAAGGCCCACCCCGCTGCCAGCTCGGCCGACATCGACTACCTGCTGGGCGAGGCCAACAAGTGGCTGAACATCCCGCTGACCCGCGAGGACGTCGAGGGGGTCTACGCCGGGCTCCGGCCGTTGCTGACCGGGGAGTCCGAAGCCACCTCCAAGCTGTCCCGCGAACACGCCGTGGTGCAGGGGGTCTCCGGCCTGATCACCGTGGCGGGCGGCAAGTACACGACCTATCGGGTCATGGCCAAGGACGCCATCGACGCAGCGGCGCGCAGCATGAACCGACGCGTTCCGGAGACCCCCACCGACCGGCTGCCGCTCGTCGGGGCCGACGGGTTCCAGGCGACCTGGAACCAGCGCGAACGGCTCGCTGCCGGCTCCGGCCTGCACGTCGCCCGCATCGAGCACCTCCTGCGGCGCTACGGCTCGGAGGTCCCCCGCCTGCTGGCCGCGATCGCCGACCGTCCCGAGCTGGGCGCCCCCATCGACGGTGCCGCCGACCACCTGATGGTGGAGGCGTGGTACGCCGCCGCGTGGGAGGGGGCGCTGCACCTCGACGACGTGCTGACCCGACGGATGCGCATCTCCATCGAGACGTGGGACCGGGGCCTGACGGCCGCCAAGGCCGTCGTCGGTGTCGTCGGTGAGGTCCTCGGGTGGGACGAGGACACCCGTGTCCGTGAGCTGTCGCACTACGAGGCGCGGGTCGAGGCCGAACGCGAGTCCCAGACCATGGACGACGACCACACCGCCGACGCCGCTCGCCTGGGCGCGCCGGACGTGCGGACGGGATTCGCCACGCAGCGCTGA
- a CDS encoding ABC transporter substrate-binding protein produces MRLQSRWARLALMFAVLALLAVGCRGDEAADDAQDAVDDAVSDAEDTAEEAEETVDDAADEAEETADDAMEEDATEDDAAAAGDVAFDVGVTEEACPDAVNADNGCIYLGTISDLTVGPFAALAVPITDAQTAFWQRVNENGGVGGFDVNTSEFTRDNQYSPEVHSQQYEEIKNEVLALAQSLGSPTTFAILDDLEANNVITAPASWTSAWLFSDVIVESGNTYCVESQNGLDYLTEQAEVGTVMAVHYPGDYGDDGAAGARVWAEVNGAEFVDVPTTPGQDNQGEAVNQVVSGGADVVVITTGPSDAGTIVGQAAAGGFQGRFLFNSPSFNPGLLQSPAAPAVIAQVTVAGPWEPFQTDTPGHQAMREALGDVTGNDGYTSGWAWSYPLLAVLEQAAANGDLTREGMATALSEITEVDYEGMVPAGAGNLSGDANAAAVRATSIGTPSDAVPSGLESQGFYEGETAAAFEFSAPCYESGE; encoded by the coding sequence ATGAGGTTGCAATCCCGTTGGGCCAGGCTGGCCCTGATGTTCGCCGTCCTCGCGCTCCTCGCCGTCGGTTGCCGCGGCGACGAAGCTGCCGACGACGCGCAGGACGCAGTCGACGATGCGGTGTCGGATGCCGAGGACACCGCCGAGGAGGCCGAAGAGACCGTTGACGATGCGGCCGACGAGGCCGAGGAGACCGCGGACGACGCGATGGAGGAAGACGCCACCGAGGACGACGCCGCCGCCGCCGGCGACGTGGCCTTCGACGTCGGTGTGACCGAGGAGGCCTGCCCCGACGCGGTCAACGCCGACAACGGGTGCATCTACCTCGGCACCATCTCCGACCTCACGGTCGGCCCCTTCGCCGCCCTTGCGGTGCCGATCACCGACGCCCAGACCGCCTTCTGGCAGCGCGTCAACGAGAACGGTGGCGTCGGCGGCTTCGACGTCAACACCTCCGAGTTCACCCGCGACAACCAGTACAGCCCGGAGGTCCACTCCCAGCAGTACGAGGAGATCAAGAACGAGGTGCTGGCGCTTGCCCAGTCGCTGGGCTCCCCCACCACCTTCGCGATCCTCGACGACCTCGAGGCGAACAACGTGATCACCGCCCCGGCGTCGTGGACGTCCGCATGGCTGTTCAGCGACGTGATCGTGGAGTCGGGCAACACCTACTGCGTGGAGTCCCAGAATGGACTCGACTACCTGACCGAACAGGCCGAGGTCGGCACGGTCATGGCCGTCCACTACCCCGGTGACTACGGCGACGACGGTGCCGCCGGCGCCAGGGTCTGGGCCGAGGTCAACGGTGCGGAGTTCGTCGACGTCCCGACGACCCCCGGCCAGGACAACCAGGGCGAGGCCGTCAACCAGGTCGTCAGCGGCGGCGCAGACGTGGTTGTCATCACGACCGGCCCCTCCGACGCCGGCACCATCGTCGGCCAGGCCGCCGCCGGTGGCTTCCAGGGCCGGTTCCTGTTCAACAGCCCCTCCTTCAACCCCGGCCTGCTGCAGTCCCCCGCAGCACCGGCGGTCATCGCCCAGGTGACCGTCGCTGGTCCGTGGGAGCCGTTCCAGACCGACACGCCCGGCCACCAGGCCATGCGCGAGGCGCTGGGCGACGTGACCGGCAACGACGGCTACACCTCCGGGTGGGCCTGGTCCTACCCGCTGCTGGCCGTCCTGGAGCAGGCCGCCGCCAACGGCGACCTGACCCGCGAGGGCATGGCCACGGCGCTCAGTGAGATCACCGAGGTCGACTACGAGGGCATGGTCCCGGCCGGCGCCGGCAACCTGTCGGGCGACGCCAACGCTGCGGCCGTCCGGGCCACCTCCATCGGTACCCCCTCCGACGCCGTCCCCAGCGGCCTCGAGAGCCAGGGCTTCTACGAGGGCGAGACGGCTGCGGCCTTCGAGTTCTCCGCACCCTGCTACGAGAGCGGCGAGTAG
- a CDS encoding carbohydrate ABC transporter permease: MVLLLVVGVWLLPTIGLLVTSLRTPAAANDSGWWTVLTEGGLQISNYSEVLSATSGGSTLAEAFVNSIVVAVPATVIPILIAAFAAYAFSWMEFKGREPLFILFVALLVVPLQVAFIPIIQLQVQIDSFLSGTLGFDNFTLNGSFLAIWLAHAGFGMPLAVYLLRNYIGALPKEVIESAKVDGAGHFQTFWRLIIPLSVPALAAFAIFQFLWTWNDFLVALIMLNSAAEGQVATTYLAGLQGTFGEQLHLLTAGAFITMTIPLAVFFGLQRFFVRGLTAGSVKG, encoded by the coding sequence ATCGTCCTCCTCCTCGTCGTCGGCGTCTGGCTGCTGCCCACCATCGGGCTGCTCGTCACGTCGCTGCGCACCCCCGCGGCCGCCAACGACTCCGGGTGGTGGACCGTCCTCACCGAGGGCGGCCTGCAGATCAGCAACTACAGCGAGGTGCTGAGCGCCACGTCCGGCGGCTCGACGCTGGCCGAGGCGTTCGTCAACTCCATCGTCGTCGCGGTCCCCGCCACGGTGATCCCGATCCTCATCGCCGCCTTCGCTGCCTACGCGTTCTCCTGGATGGAGTTCAAGGGCCGCGAGCCGTTGTTCATCCTCTTCGTCGCGCTGCTCGTCGTGCCGCTGCAGGTGGCGTTCATCCCGATCATCCAGCTGCAGGTGCAGATCGACTCGTTCCTGTCGGGCACGCTCGGGTTCGACAACTTCACCCTCAACGGCAGCTTCCTGGCGATCTGGCTGGCCCACGCCGGGTTCGGCATGCCGCTGGCCGTCTACCTGCTGCGCAACTACATCGGTGCCCTCCCCAAGGAGGTCATCGAGTCGGCGAAGGTCGACGGCGCGGGTCACTTCCAGACGTTCTGGCGCCTGATCATCCCGCTGTCGGTCCCGGCGCTGGCGGCGTTCGCCATCTTCCAGTTCCTGTGGACGTGGAACGACTTCCTCGTCGCGCTGATCATGCTGAACAGCGCCGCAGAGGGGCAGGTGGCCACGACCTACCTGGCCGGCCTGCAGGGCACGTTCGGCGAGCAGCTCCACCTGCTGACGGCGGGTGCCTTCATCACCATGACCATCCCGCTGGCCGTGTTCTTCGGCCTGCAGCGGTTCTTCGTCCGCGGCCTGACGGCAGGCTCGGTCAAGGGCTGA
- a CDS encoding glycoside hydrolase family 13 protein: protein MTYQVYVRSFADSNGDGLGDLAGIRSRLPYIAALGADAIWLNPCYPSPQRDHGYDVTDYFDIDPEYGTLEIFDDLVEQARQYGIRLLMDVVPNHCSSDHPWFLEALAAGPGSPARERFWFRDGKGESGELPPNDWTAIFGGSAWTRVTEPDGSPGQWYLGVFTPHQPDLDWHHPDVPEMFDRMLRFWFDRGVEGFRADAVTFLGKTEGLPDHGAEVPFGKGSHLFTHHPDGHIAWRRWRRLVEDYNRTNDRDVLLLAEAWTADDPGALAAYVNPEEFHQAFAFDLTTAPWRADAWRKAIDDTLDVLRAEGLYPAWTLNNHDVERAVTRYGRADATQLEDVGRSNIVPSAAEVDERLGRRRARAATLAMLALPGSVFLYAGEELGLPEVLDLPDEVRTDPVHARSGGRVKGRDGCRIPLPWTVSPAGSHGFSPGPGAAEPWLPQPEDWGIHSAEALESDTSSILHLYRDAVAVRRKLTDLQGLDLTWHDIGPGVLAFARGNAVVVLNPTDHDLQIPPALLEGRRVVLVSDPSRRSTVRGTVPADTCVWLAP, encoded by the coding sequence GTGACCTATCAGGTCTACGTCCGGTCCTTCGCCGACAGCAACGGGGACGGCCTCGGGGACCTCGCAGGCATCCGCAGCCGCCTGCCCTACATCGCGGCGCTCGGCGCCGACGCGATCTGGCTGAATCCCTGCTACCCCTCGCCGCAGCGCGACCACGGGTACGACGTCACCGACTACTTCGACATCGACCCCGAGTACGGCACCCTCGAGATCTTCGACGACCTCGTCGAGCAGGCACGACAGTACGGGATCCGCCTGTTGATGGACGTGGTCCCCAACCACTGCAGCAGCGACCATCCCTGGTTCCTGGAGGCGCTGGCTGCAGGACCCGGTTCTCCGGCGCGTGAGCGGTTCTGGTTCCGGGACGGGAAGGGCGAGTCCGGCGAGCTGCCGCCCAACGACTGGACCGCCATCTTCGGCGGGTCGGCCTGGACCCGGGTCACCGAGCCCGACGGCTCGCCCGGACAGTGGTACCTGGGCGTCTTCACCCCGCACCAGCCCGACCTCGACTGGCACCACCCCGACGTCCCCGAGATGTTCGACCGCATGCTCCGCTTCTGGTTCGACCGCGGCGTGGAGGGGTTCCGTGCTGATGCGGTGACGTTCCTGGGCAAGACCGAGGGCCTGCCCGACCACGGGGCCGAGGTGCCCTTCGGCAAGGGCAGCCACCTGTTCACCCACCACCCCGACGGCCACATCGCGTGGCGACGGTGGCGGCGGCTGGTCGAGGACTACAACCGCACCAACGACCGCGATGTGCTCCTGCTCGCCGAGGCGTGGACCGCCGACGACCCCGGGGCGCTGGCCGCCTACGTCAACCCCGAGGAGTTCCACCAGGCGTTCGCCTTCGACCTCACCACCGCGCCCTGGCGAGCCGATGCGTGGCGGAAGGCGATCGACGACACGCTGGACGTGCTGCGCGCCGAGGGCCTGTATCCGGCGTGGACCCTGAACAACCACGACGTCGAACGCGCGGTCACGCGGTACGGCCGGGCGGACGCCACCCAGCTCGAGGACGTCGGACGCAGCAACATCGTCCCCTCCGCCGCCGAGGTCGACGAGCGCCTCGGCCGACGCCGGGCACGCGCCGCGACGCTGGCGATGCTCGCCCTGCCGGGTTCGGTTTTCCTGTACGCCGGCGAGGAGCTGGGGCTGCCCGAGGTCCTCGACCTGCCCGACGAGGTCAGGACGGACCCCGTGCACGCCCGGTCGGGTGGTCGGGTGAAGGGCCGCGACGGCTGCCGGATCCCCCTGCCGTGGACGGTCTCCCCTGCGGGAAGCCACGGCTTCTCCCCCGGGCCCGGGGCCGCCGAGCCCTGGTTGCCGCAGCCCGAGGACTGGGGCATCCACAGCGCGGAGGCGCTGGAGTCCGACACCTCCTCCATCCTCCACCTGTACCGAGACGCCGTCGCCGTCCGCCGCAAGCTGACCGACCTGCAGGGCCTCGACCTGACGTGGCACGACATCGGCCCCGGTGTGCTGGCGTTCGCACGTGGCAACGCCGTCGTGGTCCTCAACCCAACCGACCACGACCTGCAGATCCCCCCTGCCCTCCTCGAGGGACGTCGCGTCGTCCTCGTGTCCGACCCGTCCCGCAGGTCCACCGTCCGCGGCACCGTGCCCGCCGACACCTGCGTCTGGCTTGCCCCATGA
- a CDS encoding ABC transporter substrate-binding protein yields MTRNKLLAALFLVLAMVAAACNGGDDDGGGDATEDGDATSDAGGDGDGDVSGEVTMLHAFTGEADVAGLQAVIDAFEEANPGVTVNDEGSNDFESLARTRIGSGTPPDVILHPQPGLLEDFVSQGAVQPLDFLDEEALREDLVGGLLDLTTFDGTNYGLTLRLSFKSLVWYNQPVFEEAGYEIPETWDDMMALTQQIADDGSYAPWCIGIESGDATGWPSTDWVEDVLLRTIGPDAYDQWVAGDLDFASPEVQGAIEDYIVPIWTNDDFVSGGRANIARENFGTSVIGILGGTDGECVLHRQATFIEGFIAENDPDAEFGTDYNFFYLPPIDESIGSPALGAGDIAALYSDSAAAQAFMEFLATPESGEGWAAQGGFLSPYTSFDTSIYPTESARTAGTLLAEADFFRFDGSDLMPGDVGSSSQEGSFWLEMTEWISGDQELEESLTSIDELYAEVQEG; encoded by the coding sequence ATGACACGCAACAAGCTCTTGGCCGCACTATTCCTGGTGCTCGCAATGGTCGCCGCTGCATGCAACGGCGGAGACGACGACGGCGGTGGTGACGCCACCGAGGACGGCGACGCGACCAGCGACGCTGGTGGAGACGGGGACGGCGACGTCAGCGGCGAGGTCACGATGCTGCACGCCTTCACCGGCGAGGCGGACGTGGCCGGCCTCCAGGCCGTCATCGACGCCTTCGAGGAAGCCAACCCCGGCGTCACCGTGAACGACGAGGGATCCAACGACTTCGAGTCCCTGGCCCGCACCCGCATCGGGTCCGGTACCCCACCGGACGTCATCCTCCACCCCCAGCCGGGGCTGCTGGAGGACTTCGTCAGCCAGGGCGCGGTCCAGCCGCTGGACTTCCTCGACGAGGAGGCCCTTCGGGAAGACCTCGTCGGTGGCCTGCTCGACCTGACGACGTTCGACGGCACCAACTACGGCCTCACGCTGCGCCTGAGCTTCAAGAGCCTGGTCTGGTACAACCAGCCGGTCTTCGAGGAAGCGGGCTACGAGATCCCGGAGACCTGGGACGACATGATGGCCCTCACCCAGCAGATCGCCGACGACGGCAGCTACGCCCCGTGGTGCATCGGCATCGAATCCGGTGACGCCACCGGTTGGCCGTCCACCGACTGGGTCGAGGACGTCCTCCTGCGCACCATCGGACCGGACGCCTACGACCAGTGGGTTGCCGGCGACCTCGACTTCGCCTCCCCCGAGGTGCAGGGCGCCATCGAGGACTACATCGTCCCGATCTGGACCAACGACGACTTCGTCAGCGGCGGTCGTGCCAACATCGCCCGCGAGAACTTCGGTACCTCGGTGATCGGTATCCTGGGCGGGACCGACGGCGAGTGCGTCCTGCACCGCCAGGCCACCTTCATCGAGGGCTTCATCGCCGAGAACGACCCGGACGCAGAGTTCGGGACGGACTACAACTTCTTCTACTTGCCGCCCATCGACGAGTCCATCGGGTCGCCAGCGCTCGGCGCCGGTGACATCGCCGCCCTCTACTCCGACAGCGCAGCGGCGCAGGCCTTCATGGAGTTCCTGGCCACGCCGGAGTCCGGCGAGGGCTGGGCGGCGCAGGGTGGCTTCCTGTCCCCCTACACGAGCTTCGACACCTCCATCTACCCCACCGAATCGGCCCGCACGGCCGGCACCCTGCTGGCCGAGGCGGACTTCTTCCGCTTCGACGGCTCCGACCTGATGCCCGGTGACGTCGGGTCCAGCTCGCAGGAGGGTTCGTTCTGGCTGGAGATGACCGAGTGGATCTCCGGTGACCAGGAGCTCGAGGAGTCCCTGACCAGCATCGACGAGCTGTACGCCGAGGTGCAGGAGGGCTAA